In Pedobacter sp. SL55, the following proteins share a genomic window:
- a CDS encoding ABC transporter substrate-binding protein, which translates to MKVVSFLPAATQMMYEMGLESYLHGITFECPTVAHSLPKIVRCIFEGKNYSSAEIDQIFSSYKRQGKSLYWVEQELLEQIEADIIFTQDICEVCNIDTECTSAAVAKLSKQPQLVPLSPNNLNDVFDAAYTIGKVLGEETKALNYLASQKAIIDDILQQLRVHGAPLKRVMLMEWIEPIYNCGHWIPFQIAQAGGVDMLSNPAGDSIVTDWQKIVKYDPEILVIAPCGFSKERTLEELFLLTEKPEWKQLLAVRNKQVFVADFDMFTQPSVGTLVQGIQALSCMFHPEIFKPNQALQQRFFNLFEQSLVGV; encoded by the coding sequence ATGAAAGTTGTCTCTTTTTTGCCTGCTGCTACACAAATGATGTACGAAATGGGTTTAGAAAGTTACTTGCACGGCATCACTTTCGAGTGTCCAACGGTAGCGCATTCATTACCAAAAATTGTACGCTGTATTTTCGAAGGTAAAAATTACAGTAGTGCAGAGATAGATCAAATTTTTTCGTCGTATAAACGCCAAGGCAAGAGTTTGTATTGGGTAGAACAAGAACTTTTAGAGCAAATTGAAGCAGATATTATTTTTACCCAAGATATTTGTGAAGTTTGCAACATAGATACCGAATGTACCTCTGCTGCGGTAGCCAAACTGAGTAAGCAACCACAATTGGTACCACTATCTCCCAATAACCTAAACGATGTTTTTGATGCAGCTTATACGATTGGGAAAGTACTTGGCGAGGAGACAAAAGCATTGAATTATCTGGCATCACAAAAGGCAATTATAGATGATATTTTACAACAGCTACGCGTACATGGCGCACCTTTAAAACGAGTGATGCTGATGGAATGGATCGAACCCATTTACAATTGTGGCCATTGGATACCTTTCCAAATCGCACAGGCCGGTGGCGTAGATATGTTATCTAATCCGGCAGGAGATAGCATTGTAACCGATTGGCAGAAAATCGTAAAATACGATCCCGAGATACTTGTAATTGCCCCCTGTGGTTTCAGTAAAGAACGAACCTTAGAAGAACTTTTTCTACTTACCGAAAAGCCAGAATGGAAACAGTTGTTGGCAGTAAGAAATAAACAGGTTTTCGTAGCAGATTTCGATATGTTCACTCAGCCTAGTGTAGGTACTTTGGTGCAAGGTATACAAGCCTTGTCGTGTATGTTTCATCCAGAAATTTTTAAACCTAACCAAGCGTTGCAACAGCGGTTTTTCAACCTCTTTGAGCAATCGCTTGTTGGGGTTTAA
- a CDS encoding SIR2 family NAD-dependent protein deacylase encodes MKKKLVVLTGAGISAESGLKTFRDADGLWEGYNVMDVATPEAWHRNPELVQRFYNERRKQVLTAQPNEAHFALAQLENQFDVAIVTQNIDDLHERAGSTNVIHLHGVITLAQSSKRAALVYPIKGDEIKMGELCELGSQLRPHVVWFGEAVPMIEKAAVICAQADCFILIGTSLAVYPAAGLIDYVPHATPKYIIDPKIPPVAGLSNVVKIEKSATEGMKELFTSLV; translated from the coding sequence ATGAAAAAGAAACTAGTGGTACTCACTGGCGCAGGTATTAGTGCAGAGAGCGGCTTGAAAACCTTTAGAGATGCCGATGGTTTGTGGGAAGGTTACAATGTAATGGATGTAGCCACGCCCGAAGCTTGGCATCGAAATCCGGAGTTGGTGCAGCGTTTTTACAACGAACGCCGTAAGCAGGTGTTAACGGCACAACCTAACGAGGCTCATTTCGCTTTAGCTCAATTAGAAAATCAATTTGATGTAGCCATTGTAACCCAAAACATAGACGATTTGCATGAGCGAGCAGGTTCTACTAATGTAATTCACTTACATGGTGTTATTACTTTGGCGCAATCGTCTAAACGTGCTGCTTTAGTTTACCCCATCAAGGGGGATGAAATTAAGATGGGAGAGTTGTGCGAACTAGGTTCTCAATTGCGGCCGCACGTAGTTTGGTTTGGCGAAGCTGTACCCATGATTGAGAAAGCTGCAGTAATTTGTGCACAAGCAGATTGCTTCATTTTGATTGGAACTTCTTTAGCTGTTTATCCCGCTGCGGGATTAATTGATTATGTTCCTCATGCTACGCCAAAGTATATCATCGACCCTAAAATACCACCAGTGGCTGGTTTAAGTAATGTGGTTAAAATAGAAAAAAGTGCTACCGAAGGAATGAAAGAATTGTTTACTAGCTTAGTTTAA
- a CDS encoding SAM hydrolase/SAM-dependent halogenase family protein, producing the protein MAIITLTTDLGSKDFYQAALKGSILSILPNVNIVDVTHEVPAFNISYAAFVLKNAYTYFPKNTVHLIGIDSVFNENTKYVALRYKDHYFVGADNGIFSLLFDDSPDELVELNIMQDLKFLHFPLVDILVKAAVHLAKGGKLKEIGIPADDIEQRMLLHPVIERDIIRGSVIFIDTFSNVITNITKDLFTKVQRNRDFSLYFRKSETITQLSWHYNEVPEGEKLCLFGISNHLEIAINKGKASGLLGLHLNDIVRVEFHP; encoded by the coding sequence ATGGCGATTATAACATTAACGACAGATTTGGGCTCGAAGGATTTCTATCAGGCTGCTTTAAAGGGCAGTATCCTGAGTATTCTACCAAATGTGAACATTGTTGATGTAACCCACGAAGTACCCGCCTTTAATATTTCTTATGCAGCCTTTGTATTAAAGAACGCTTATACGTACTTTCCAAAAAACACAGTACACCTTATAGGCATAGATTCAGTTTTTAACGAAAACACTAAATATGTAGCGTTACGCTATAAAGACCACTACTTTGTTGGGGCAGATAATGGCATTTTTTCACTACTTTTTGATGATAGTCCAGACGAATTAGTAGAACTGAACATTATGCAAGATTTAAAGTTCTTGCATTTCCCTTTGGTTGATATTTTGGTAAAAGCTGCCGTGCATTTGGCCAAGGGAGGTAAGCTGAAAGAAATTGGCATACCTGCCGACGATATTGAGCAAAGAATGCTGTTACACCCCGTTATAGAAAGAGATATTATTAGAGGTAGCGTAATTTTTATAGATACTTTTAGCAATGTGATTACCAATATCACTAAAGATTTGTTTACCAAAGTACAACGCAACAGAGATTTTAGCTTGTATTTTAGAAAGAGCGAAACCATTACGCAATTGAGTTGGCATTACAACGAAGTGCCAGAAGGCGAAAAACTTTGTTTGTTTGGCATTAGTAACCATTTAGAGATTGCCATTAATAAAGGCAAAGCAAGCGGTTTATTAGGCTTACATTTGAACGACATTGTGAGGGTAGAGTTTCATCCGTAA
- a CDS encoding PhoH family protein, translating to MNEIKLIIETSDQIQFWGANNEHYEQIKAAFPKLKIVARGNEVKALGDEAELKSFEQKINTLVAHLDKFGTLTHNDVDAILGSKKTGSAPSEESQASAPVGSGEVIVYGNHGLMIKARTANQRKMVDSINKNDVLFAIGPAGTGKTYTAVALAVRALKNKEIKRIILTRPAVEAGESLGFLPGDLKEKVDPYLRPLYDALEDMIPPDKLKLYLENRTIEVAPLAFMRGRTLDNCFVILDEAQNSTDLQLKMFLTRMGPTAKFIVTSDVTQIDLPKKAQSGLHNALRILGDIKGIDIIYLTGEDVVRHKLVKQILKAYGDIQ from the coding sequence TTGAACGAAATAAAACTAATTATAGAGACTAGCGACCAAATTCAATTTTGGGGCGCTAACAACGAGCACTACGAGCAAATTAAGGCCGCTTTCCCGAAGCTTAAAATTGTAGCGAGAGGTAACGAGGTTAAGGCTTTAGGCGACGAAGCTGAGCTAAAGAGCTTTGAACAAAAAATAAACACATTGGTGGCTCATTTGGATAAATTTGGTACCTTAACCCATAATGATGTTGATGCCATTTTGGGATCAAAAAAAACAGGTTCAGCCCCATCTGAAGAAAGCCAAGCAAGTGCACCTGTGGGTAGTGGCGAAGTAATTGTGTACGGCAACCACGGCTTAATGATTAAAGCCCGAACGGCTAACCAACGTAAAATGGTTGATAGCATCAATAAAAACGATGTATTGTTTGCCATTGGGCCAGCTGGAACCGGAAAAACCTATACCGCCGTAGCATTGGCCGTTAGGGCGTTAAAGAACAAAGAGATTAAGCGTATCATACTAACCCGGCCAGCGGTAGAAGCTGGAGAAAGTTTAGGTTTCTTGCCGGGAGATTTAAAAGAAAAAGTGGATCCTTATTTAAGGCCTTTGTATGATGCTTTGGAGGATATGATACCACCAGATAAGTTAAAACTTTACCTAGAAAATAGAACTATCGAAGTGGCTCCATTGGCATTTATGCGTGGCCGTACCTTAGATAATTGTTTTGTGATTTTAGATGAAGCACAAAACTCTACCGATTTGCAATTGAAGATGTTCTTGACACGCATGGGGCCAACAGCAAAATTCATTGTAACCAGCGATGTTACCCAGATTGATTTGCCAAAAAAGGCACAGTCTGGTTTGCATAACGCACTTCGTATTTTGGGCGATATTAAAGGTATCGATATCATTTACCTAACTGGCGAAGACGTAGTGCGTCATAAGTTAGTGAAACAAATCTTAAAAGCTTACGGAGATATTCAGTAA